The Xanthomonas indica genome has a segment encoding these proteins:
- a CDS encoding YSC84-related protein: MPLLPRLALLLSTLLFVGHAVAGPEEDERARNALRVLTDIQKIPEQAIPDKLLDEGRAIVVIPDTLKAGLVIGGRRGHGLMSVKRPDGTWSNPVFVKLTGGSIGFQVGVQSSDVVLVFRNDRSLDNIVNGKFTLGADAGVAAGPVGRNAAAATDGQLKAEIWSWSRARGLFAGVALDGAALQIDDAADLNAYGSNTTPRMIFEGRTTNRPSNDIVAFRDKLEEATYAARQSRGTDSNGNPGAAPAPAMPAPQPTPEPTAAPDAAASTVPLQGQTPPAQQGFQPVSDGEIRTEKLDGDR; this comes from the coding sequence ATGCCCCTCCTGCCGCGCCTCGCCCTGTTGTTGAGCACCCTGTTGTTCGTCGGCCACGCCGTGGCCGGCCCGGAAGAGGACGAGCGCGCCCGCAACGCGCTGCGCGTGCTGACCGACATCCAGAAGATTCCCGAGCAGGCCATCCCCGACAAGCTGCTCGACGAGGGCCGCGCCATCGTGGTGATCCCGGATACGCTCAAGGCGGGCCTGGTGATCGGCGGGCGTCGCGGCCACGGCCTGATGTCGGTCAAGCGCCCCGATGGCACCTGGTCCAACCCGGTGTTCGTCAAGCTCACCGGCGGCAGCATCGGCTTCCAGGTCGGCGTGCAGTCCTCCGACGTGGTGCTGGTGTTCCGCAACGACCGCAGCCTGGACAACATCGTCAACGGCAAGTTCACCCTCGGCGCCGATGCCGGCGTCGCCGCCGGCCCGGTGGGGCGCAACGCCGCCGCCGCCACCGACGGCCAGCTCAAGGCCGAGATCTGGTCGTGGTCGCGCGCCCGCGGCCTGTTCGCCGGCGTCGCCCTGGACGGCGCGGCGCTGCAGATCGACGATGCCGCCGACCTCAATGCCTACGGCAGCAACACCACGCCGCGGATGATCTTCGAGGGCCGCACTACCAACCGGCCGTCCAACGACATCGTCGCCTTCCGCGACAAGCTTGAGGAAGCCACCTACGCCGCGCGGCAGAGCCGTGGCACCGACAGCAACGGCAACCCGGGCGCCGCCCCGGCACCGGCCATGCCGGCGCCGCAGCCCACGCCCGAACCGACCGCCGCGCCCGACGCCGCCGCCAGCACCGTGCCCCTGCAGGGCCAGACGCCACCGGCGCAGCAGGGCTTCCAGCCGGTGTCCGACGGCGAGATCCGCACCGAGAAGCTCGACGGCGATCGCTGA
- the hemH gene encoding ferrochelatase → MSDAPETAILVVNLGTPEAPTAPAVARYLAEFLGDKRVVAIPRLFWWPLLHWVILPRRSPKSAEKYAQVWLADGSPLAVYTRRLAEGMQRELPGHRVAWAMRYGAPALAPALDALREAGVRRIVVLPLYPQYSTTTTASIEDVVRAWQARHPQLPVHLIEDYPTDPAWVAAVADSVRAHWAQHGRGERLFFSFHGLPQRVANNGDPYPQRCEASAQAIAAALGLEAGQWELGYQSRFGAERWLRPYAEPRLWELAGQGVKQVDVICPGFATDCLETLEEVAMGFVETCAERGMQVRYIPCLNDAPAHARALAQLAARAA, encoded by the coding sequence ATGTCCGACGCACCCGAGACCGCCATCCTGGTGGTGAATCTAGGCACGCCCGAGGCGCCGACCGCGCCTGCGGTCGCCCGTTATCTGGCCGAGTTCCTCGGCGACAAGCGCGTGGTCGCGATCCCGCGGCTGTTCTGGTGGCCGCTGCTGCACTGGGTGATCCTGCCGCGGCGCTCGCCGAAGTCGGCGGAGAAGTACGCGCAGGTGTGGCTGGCGGACGGTTCGCCGCTGGCGGTGTATACCCGGCGCCTGGCCGAGGGTATGCAGCGCGAACTGCCCGGCCACCGCGTGGCCTGGGCGATGCGCTACGGCGCGCCGGCGCTGGCGCCGGCCCTGGATGCGCTGCGCGAGGCGGGCGTGCGCCGGATCGTGGTGCTGCCGCTGTACCCGCAGTATTCGACCACCACCACCGCCTCGATCGAGGACGTGGTGCGCGCCTGGCAGGCGCGCCATCCGCAGCTGCCGGTGCACCTGATCGAGGACTACCCGACCGATCCGGCCTGGGTCGCCGCGGTGGCGGACAGCGTGCGGGCGCACTGGGCGCAGCACGGCCGCGGCGAGCGCCTGTTCTTCTCCTTCCACGGTCTGCCGCAGCGCGTGGCCAACAACGGCGACCCCTACCCGCAGCGCTGCGAAGCCAGCGCGCAGGCGATCGCCGCCGCGCTGGGCCTGGAGGCCGGGCAATGGGAGTTGGGCTACCAGTCGCGCTTCGGTGCCGAGCGCTGGCTGCGCCCGTATGCCGAACCGCGGCTGTGGGAGCTGGCCGGGCAGGGGGTCAAGCAGGTGGACGTGATCTGTCCCGGCTTTGCCACCGATTGCCTGGAAACCCTGGAAGAAGTGGCGATGGGCTTTGTCGAGACCTGCGCCGAACGCGGCATGCAGGTGCGCTACATCCCCTGCCTCAACGACGCCCCGGCGCACGCGCGCGCGCTGGCGCAGCTGGCGGCCCGCGCCGCATGA
- a CDS encoding alpha/beta hydrolase yields the protein MSVRPFACPSRVGALAGLRSGDPAGPKALALHGWLDNAASFVPLSRHLPQLDLVMLDLPGHGHSSALPDGAEYLLASALHPVLDAADALGWERFVLIGHSMGAAIASLLAAAAPERIEKLVAIEMLGGLAESEAGAVARLRHSVASTRRATATPLRVFPDLAAPVRARMLANQLSEPAARLLVERGVRAVDGGYVWRSDRRLTLPTAIRATEPQMQALLAGIECPTAVVFADPAQDMLPEPLRLQRAACLRDGRVHTLPGTHHLHMEQPAAVAAVLRDFL from the coding sequence ATGAGTGTGCGTCCCTTCGCCTGCCCCTCGCGGGTGGGCGCGCTGGCCGGGCTGCGCAGCGGAGACCCGGCGGGGCCGAAGGCGCTGGCCTTGCACGGCTGGCTCGACAACGCCGCCAGCTTCGTGCCGCTCAGCCGGCACCTGCCGCAGCTGGACCTGGTGATGCTGGACCTGCCCGGCCATGGCCACAGCAGCGCCTTGCCCGATGGCGCCGAGTACCTGCTGGCCAGTGCCCTGCATCCGGTGCTGGATGCGGCCGACGCGCTGGGCTGGGAGCGCTTCGTGCTGATCGGCCATTCGATGGGCGCGGCCATCGCCAGCCTGCTGGCCGCCGCGGCGCCGGAGCGCATCGAGAAGCTGGTGGCGATCGAAATGCTGGGCGGCCTGGCCGAAAGCGAGGCGGGGGCAGTGGCACGGCTGCGCCATAGCGTGGCCAGCACCCGCCGCGCCACCGCCACGCCGTTGCGCGTGTTCCCCGACCTGGCCGCGCCGGTGCGGGCGCGGATGCTCGCCAACCAGCTCAGCGAGCCGGCGGCACGTCTGCTGGTGGAACGCGGCGTGCGGGCGGTGGACGGCGGCTACGTGTGGCGCAGCGACCGCCGCCTGACCCTGCCGACGGCGATCCGCGCGACCGAGCCGCAGATGCAGGCGCTGCTGGCCGGCATCGAATGCCCGACCGCGGTGGTGTTCGCCGACCCGGCGCAGGACATGCTGCCCGAGCCGCTGCGCCTGCAGCGTGCCGCGTGCCTGCGCGACGGCCGCGTGCACACCTTGCCCGGCACCCACCACCTGCACATGGAACAACCGGCGGCGGTGGCCGCGGTGCTGCGCGACTTCCTCTGA